From Rana temporaria chromosome 7, aRanTem1.1, whole genome shotgun sequence, the proteins below share one genomic window:
- the TMEM125 gene encoding transmembrane protein 125 — MAGVDALRPPRAPPDQDRMQTEALEEHTELWWSRQPVTSIACYCLAVVLILVCGIGGIYLLSTTTSRSGEWRLAVGATLCILSLLILLKQLLSSAIQDMQCVTRRRHIDMLKSGGLSDVIVFLVSAIIILVCGVVLLVLSFSGETQGFPPFLVTMHAVGVTLVVIGVILLAAVVTFELVVLCRSCAPDRFHPRNMNIFSVSGQLTQRQNTTSSLANLI; from the coding sequence ATGGCAGGTGTTGATGCTTTACGTCCTCCGAGGGCCCCACCCGACCAGGACCGGATGCAGACCGAGGCCTTAGAGGAGCATACAGAACTCTGGTGGTCTAGGCAGCCGGTTACGTCGATCGCGTGCTACTGCTTGGCTGTCGTCCTTATCCTAGTTTGTGGCATCGGTGGCATTTATCTATTATCCACCACCACCAGCCGGTCGGGAGAATGGAGACTCGCCGTGGGGGCCACCTTGTGTATTCTTTCCCTACTCATTTTGTTGAAGCAACTTTTGAGCTCGGCGATCCAGGACATGCAGTGTGTAACCAGAAGGCGCCACATCGATATGCTGAAGAGCGGCGGTCTCTCAGACGTTATAGTGTTCCTTGTAAGTGCCATCATCATCTTAGTGTGTGGTGTGGTTCTTCTCGTTCTTTCCTTTTCTGGAGAAACCCAGGGGTTCCCTCCATTTCTGGTCACCATGCACGCGGTAGGGGTCACACTAGTTGTCATAGGGGTCATTCTCCTTGCTGCTGTTGTGACATTTGAACTTGTGGTGTTGTGTAGGTCTTGTGCTCCCGATCGATTCCATCCAAGGAACATGAACATCTTCTCCGTCTCCGGGCAGCTCACTCAGCGGCAGAACACAACCTCAAGTTTGGCCAACCTCATCTAA